From the genome of Amylibacter sp. IMCC11727:
GAAAATCTGTCTAGGCTTTGCAAGCAAAGCCTACGGGCAACAGAAGCCTGCACTTCCAATCAATTTCTACAATTTCAAATTATTACCCAAAATGCGCTTGTACTTTGTGTGCGATTTGGCAAGTTTGGATTTCGTTAAATAGAGGTTTATCCATTGAACAAATTTATTACGGCCCTGTGCTTAGGCGCAGCCTTTTTTCTTAATCCCATTTCAAGCCAAGCACAGACCATTGGGCTAAAAATCAATGAAATCCCCAAAGGGTTGGTCATTCACTCTGTGTCATCCAACGGCGAAAAGCTTGTTGCAACGTATTTGGGCCAGAAAGGCCGCACGTACGACTTTTCCGTTCAGGTTTCTGGCCGCAAAAGTGGTAATTTCACCGCGCGCGAGAAATATGATGCCCAAGGGCGAATGGTTCGCTGGATCGGCAATGGCAGTTACAATGAAAAGTGGATTCCCCACTATTGTGAGTTTACGCTTGGGTCCTGCGTTCACAAACATCGCGATCAATATTCGAGAGGTCGCACGTGGGTTTACCAGATTGAGCGCAAGGGAGATATGCTTACGTCATTGCGCCGATTGAAAAGTGAATCGAAATGGCGCGCTCCAAAGACGGTTACGCTTGGACCTTATAACATTCGAATGAAGCAGGAAATTACCCGCACCGATGGCACGAAGTGGTGGCGCAAAGTCACAAAAATCGTTGAACCATAAACTTAGACAACAATTCATTTAAATATGGAGAGCTCGATGAAAACTCTATTACTGGGCCTTGCTTGCAGCTTGGCCATGACGATCACAGGAACAGGAAGCCACGCGCAAAACATTGGCATCCAATTCGACAAAATGCCCGTGGGCACTAAGGCCTATTATAGTCAGTCTGACGGGACCAAATGGGTCAGAGTCTATAAAGGGCTCAAACGCGGAAAACACGTGGTTGAAGAGTTTAAAGGGCATTCCAGAACAACAGGCCGCCCCACACAAACGCGATACTACGACTCTCAAGGGCGGTTGGTGTTCTATCGGGCCTACGGTGAACGGGGACTTTATAAGGTCTCTTTCAAGCCCGTTTACTGTTACTATCAAATTGGACAGTGCAAACATACGCTTAAGTTCACTGGGGGTGAATACGAAGGCGATGGGACAGGATCAAAATGGGTGATGAATACGCAAAAAGCCAAAGGGGGCTATATTTCCACATGGTACAAAGTCAGCACCCCTGATTCAAAAAACAAATATTTTACAAAACTTGGAAAGTATAATTTGCGCGAACTTGAAAGTTGGGGGGCGAACGGTCGGCATTTCATTAAGCTGGTTAAGATTGAATGAAATAGACCTAGATCACAAAAAAGCGGCCTCAAATGGGGCCGCTTTTTTCATTCTGTATCAGCGTGTTAGTTGGCCATTTTATCCGCGAGCATGCGGCCTTCAAAGGCTTTCAGCATTGGATAGGCAGGTTCGAATGCGGCGGCTTCGCCGTTGTCTGGGGACAGTTCGGGGAACAGTTTGAACAGTTCCAAACGGGCCTCTGGTGCCATGCCAAGCACGGTGGCACGGCAGGGGTGGAAGCTTTCTGTCATCAGGCCTTGGGCGTCGATCACTTCGTGTTCATCAAACACGATGTGGAAGTATGTTACGCCGTCTTTGGTTGCGCCATTTGTCACGGTGGTTTCATTCACCAGAGAATGGGCGGGAACAAGGACGCGTTCGCTGTCAAAGAGCACTTGGGCACGCCAGTCTTCGACCAAAATGCGGTGTTGGCGTGATACGGTCAGGTCGGTTTCTGGCATGTTGGCGCCAAAAGTGCCCGCTGCGATTTTTACCGGGCGCAGGTTTGGATCGTTTTCCATCGCCGCCGCTGGAATGCTGGTAGAACCGATCCAGCGGATCGCTTGCAGGCCATTGTCGCGTGTCATAACTTCGTCGCCCACACTAAGCGTGTCAATCGCGCGGTAGCCTTGCGCCGTGAGGATTTGTGTCCCTGCCCCGAAACAGATGGTAACGGGGATCAAAACGGAGGTGGTGGACAGCATGGAACCGCCATCTGCAAAGTTTGCAACCGCCGTTACTTCGATGTTTTCCCCTGGGGTGTAGGGCCAACCAGCGATGTCCTGACAGTTTATGATGAAGCCAAGTGGCGTTTCAACAAGAACACCATCGCCAGGTGTGAATGTGCCGTAGTTCACGCCATCAATGAGGATGTCCACAGATGTCAGTTCTGGCAGTGGCGGAGGTGACGTGATGATGTCGACGAGATCGGCCACATCGTCCACCCGTTCTGCGCCCCCTGTGTTGTCGATCACGTTCAAATCGCCCAAGCTGGAGTTAGAGCCCACACCGATAGCTGTTACCGTGGCGTTGAAGTTGAGTTCCAATTGGTCCACTTCATCTGAGCCATTGTCACCACGGTTACGGAAGCCGTCAGACAGGAACACCACGGAGTTTGTGTCGTCATCGCCAACAGTGCTGTCTGCGTTCCAGGTTTCCAAAACCTCATCAAGGCCTGATTCGTAGTTTGTGCCGCCACCTGCGTTCAAGCCGTCTACGGCATTGTCGAACTGAGTTTGTTGGTCGAGCGTGAAGGTGCCGATTGTATCCCCACCAGAGTTGTATTCGATCAACGTGATCTGAACCGCCGCCGGATCATAGCCTGCGTCGATGAAACTTTGGAACAGGGCCTTTGCGGCGAATTGTTCGGCTTCGAGGAAGGTATCGTTTGATCCGTCGCCATCTACATCCGAGCCAGAGGAACCGCCCGTGGAGCCAGACGTATCCACAACCAATGCGATGTTGATATCTGGGGACAGGCCGCTTGTGGTGATGGAAACGTCTACAGGCAGCGTGTCGTCTGTCCACGTTGGGGTGGTCAGCTGAATAGTTGCATCGAGTCCGTCAAACGTACCGCTGTTTGTTGACGTTGTGGTATCTGGGCCAGTTGCCATGATAATGTCCTTGGGTTGGACTGCACACGAACAGAAAGGTGCAGGATTATCGATCTGGTATTCAGAGCCTTAGTAACGCTTTTTGACAATTTTGTCTAAAAATAATCAATTTTTCGCCATTTTTTGGCATTTTTTGTTCAAAAACGCTAAAAATTGGAAATTGTCGCGTATACGGCAACAATCGCCTGCTGTTTTTGATGTGAAGTTGCGCAAATTAAGAACGAAGTAGCAGATTGTTGCTTTGTTCTAACTGCGTTTTTGCACATTTGTGGGCATTTTTAGCGGAAAATCGGGCTATTTACTCCGAAAAGGAGAATCACCTAGGGCCGTTTCACGTTTGCTTTAGGTCAAATCCATCAGCAAATTCATGAAAAACTTAGCCTTTTTCAAAGTTTCAAATGGGGTTAATATGATCGCAACAGAATGATTTAATCGGGCAGAAAATGACCAAAACAATTTCCTATGGCCAACGAATGCAGCACGCGATGCGTGGGTTGATGCGTGATCTTTTGCATGACATTGCCAAAGAGGGTGAGCTGCCTGGGGAACATCATTTCTTTATCACGTTTGACACCAATCATCCCGGTGTTGATATCGCACCTTGGTTGAAAGAACGCTACGCCCAAGAAATGACGATTGTGATCCAACACTGGTTTGCGGATCTGGTGGTTTTGGACGATCGGTTTTCCATCACATTGAATTTCGGCGATCAGCCAGAGCCGCTGGTTATTCCGTTTTTGGCGGTCAAAACCTTTGTGGATCCGTCCGTTGATTTCGGCCTGCCCTTCAACATCGAAGACGATTTGGACGCGGATATTGAAGAGATTCCAGAAAGCCCGATGGTTGAACTGGACGGGGATGAAGGTGATGTAGACGAGCCTCCTAAAGGGGACGCCGAAGTTGTGTCATTGGATGCGTTTCGCAAGACCTAGCAAACAGTTGTTTTCAATTAATGCGTGAGCCGACAAGCGCAGGATGCTTTGATCGGGGTGTCTGCGCGGGCGTTGGCGATATCAAGGCGCTGTTTGATAAGATGGGCTTCGGCGTTTTGGCCTGTTTTCACCAGACATTCGTGTAAACCGTGCAAAGACCAGACATTGTCTGGGTTCTGACAAGCACGGGCCAGTTTGCCGTCAAGGCCCAGATCGGCGCGATAGACTGCTTCGGCTTCTGCCACATGGCCTTGTTCGAGCAGCAACGCGCCAAGGGCATGGCGTGTGGGTTGCATCCAGCCCCACGGTTCTTCGTAGGGCATTGTGTCGTCAAGTTCGACGGAACGGCGTAAGTGGGCAAAGGCCACATCATAGTCGCCTTTGCGATAGGCCAATTCACCTTCTAACATCTCTGTCGCGATGCGTAGTACGTCGAGACAGGTGTTGTTGAGCAACATGCGGCTTTCTGGGACGCGGTCACGCAATTCATAGAATTGAGTTCGTAAGCGCTCTGCCTGTTCAATGCGGCCAGATGCTGCGCAGGCCACCCCTTTGGCATAGGCGTCAACGGCATGGGTGTAGGCATATACTTCGCTGTTTGGCGGCGGTGTAAGCGCCAAAATATCATCCCATTTCCCGAAACGGATCAGAGTGTGATAGCGCATGGGATAGAAGCTTTCGAGCCAATCGGCAGCGGGTTCCATGACATCTTCGGTTAATAGGGCTTCCATATCGTCAGCCGCTTTGAGCGCGGGGGCCATTTGACCCAAAAACATCGCGCCATAAACCAAAAAATGCAGGTTGTGGCACATGTAAGTTGTGTAAAATCCAAAAGGACCATTTTGTGCCAGAAACTTTTTATCGGCTTCCCAGCCTTTGGTATTGCGCGCGACAACGTTTTGATAATCCCCGCACAGCACATCAATATGCGTCGCCATGTGCAACAGATGGCCGGAATCAGGCATCAGACCGCTGATTGCATCCCCCATTTTGAGTGCTTTTTCAGGGTGCGGCGACATTTCAGACAGGTGGATATACATGTGCAATAGGCCCGGATGAGACATGGCAGCGGGATCATTGGCGAAAGCGGTTTCCATCAATGTCATTGCTTCGGCAGTGTCGGCACCCTCTTTCGGAAGACCCGTTGGCAAATCCCACAAGAGCCACGGAGTGCGCCCCATCAAGGCCTCTGCCGTTAAGGCGCAAATGTCCAAATCCGTTGGGTTCGCTGCGTAGACGCGGCGCATGGCATCGGCGTAGGCGTCTGTGTAGGGGGTGAAATCTTCGATTTCGGCGGCTTCGATGTTGCGTGCGGCAACTGCGTTTACAAGGCTGCGTTCAATGGGTGTGGCGGTGTCGAGGTGTTCCAT
Proteins encoded in this window:
- a CDS encoding ClpXP protease specificity-enhancing factor SspB, with the protein product MTKTISYGQRMQHAMRGLMRDLLHDIAKEGELPGEHHFFITFDTNHPGVDIAPWLKERYAQEMTIVIQHWFADLVVLDDRFSITLNFGDQPEPLVIPFLAVKTFVDPSVDFGLPFNIEDDLDADIEEIPESPMVELDGDEGDVDEPPKGDAEVVSLDAFRKT
- a CDS encoding Hint domain-containing protein, yielding MATGPDTTTSTNSGTFDGLDATIQLTTPTWTDDTLPVDVSITTSGLSPDINIALVVDTSGSTGGSSGSDVDGDGSNDTFLEAEQFAAKALFQSFIDAGYDPAAVQITLIEYNSGGDTIGTFTLDQQTQFDNAVDGLNAGGGTNYESGLDEVLETWNADSTVGDDDTNSVVFLSDGFRNRGDNGSDEVDQLELNFNATVTAIGVGSNSSLGDLNVIDNTGGAERVDDVADLVDIITSPPPLPELTSVDILIDGVNYGTFTPGDGVLVETPLGFIINCQDIAGWPYTPGENIEVTAVANFADGGSMLSTTSVLIPVTICFGAGTQILTAQGYRAIDTLSVGDEVMTRDNGLQAIRWIGSTSIPAAAMENDPNLRPVKIAAGTFGANMPETDLTVSRQHRILVEDWRAQVLFDSERVLVPAHSLVNETTVTNGATKDGVTYFHIVFDEHEVIDAQGLMTESFHPCRATVLGMAPEARLELFKLFPELSPDNGEAAAFEPAYPMLKAFEGRMLADKMAN